Proteins encoded in a region of the Esox lucius isolate fEsoLuc1 chromosome 9, fEsoLuc1.pri, whole genome shotgun sequence genome:
- the LOC105012216 gene encoding uncharacterized protein LOC105012216 isoform X1 — translation MDDSMSIQRSWVESYLDEQRKFIREFLTLQEQGVLHPYLSVNHMRRWIISDTRKAFLKRFQEMAEGTDIHLIELMLKVKAHNTLLEIEQGVRRELSVIQCQHHQSSVEATMEGLTNKPKPLVPSHEPLGTTAVMSGDVGGGLSHKQAQPEVRSEEMLQVKPLCQTEVEVLSSLVDNATHGEDQEMNDEVLVAKPITTAFLSTAVDVREVQVGLVDKEKTVEVLDQSISPRIQKALRDIEAMVNSRKKTKVVPKQLVVLGSNIKHIVTQVLFHLYQPAFQEEVCLETAAIVDDTQALLWSIPWVQVTEEEELSNSQCIDTSEVINTLDKVLGPKPLVGALGIGSQILSRYIVHLVGLSIAKTVPDVYAANEEERHISQDMVNICPLPAKFVISGELLGDFVVKFMLHLHPMNRLGSKQLSQQALLLLVVKMASVVFNVLRKIPGVSVDEQLCAPICNMRQTVFHMQNALVHKFGTTIQIKHMVANKDPLVISTIPQAICEGILTVYKGISVTHPLQVTGPHRPIAKSYEKAMETKLFAVTLPEALKKTIYHHYGSRVGKLPLFQKAFPPLTSHDKFEYIRHVTPPLSSKRDTIWVHPKYFFGDDDEEEESSDNTVPHNPLALNVSKAAFLNQFPLTDIFQSNTTDFIDRKTTPRYVPVMVNVQTGDSVVASSNPFDVETQQDEASTGPKPDPKPVKPQRKNSEKIKSYIKSGQYLKDKRLYEQALYRYSGQAVRDQALREAERNKPKIIIVPLVLVWNVFNYAFLTTRYVPYDSGLCNDMVDHIHIKIQKEALKYKDHRVFKSTLKNLEEDPLMMSTFVLNCCQSFVIKYWNIVQDHIRSKEQLHPDKLSLLVCDLMVGEIMTHLRPTLTFSKDTKDGDNRPYCINVPVKRDTSSPDDADKTKLELRIEKARADQMKELLVPSEPKDHSWAAWMEMMEEYEQFHKKKSCWDWFCGLFGRKKKTTFEKRVEDFEKYCRRSN, via the exons ATGGACGACTCAATGTCCATCCAAAGATCTTGGGTAGAGAGTTACCTTGATGAGCAG AGAAAGTTCATCAGAGAGTTCCTGACTCTCCAGGAACAAGGTGTACTTCACCCATACCTCAGTGTCAATCACATGAGGAGATGGATCATCTCTGATACAAGGAAGGCCTTCCTGAAAAG ATTTCAAGAAATGGCAGAAGGGACAGACATCCACCTCATTGAGCTG ATGTTGAAGGTAAAAGCTCACAATACACTTCTTGAGATCGAGCAGGGAGTTCGTAGAGAGCTGAGTGTTATCCAATGCCAACATCACCAGTCTTCAGTAGAG GCAACCATGGAGGGGCTGACCAACAAGCCCAAGCCACTGGTTCCTTCCCATGAGCCTCTGGGGACTACAGCTGTGATGAGTGGTGATGTTGGAGGTGGTCTGTCACACAAACAGGCCCAACCTGAGGTCAGGTCAGAGGAGATGCTCCAGGTGAAGCCCCTCTGCCAAACTGAGGTGGAGGTTCTGAGTAGCCTGGTGGACAATGCAACTCATGGAGAAGACCAGGAGATGAATGATGAGGTCCTTGTGGCAAAACCAATCACCACTGCCTTCTTATCCACAGCAGTGGATGTCAGAGAGGTCCAGGTGGGCCTGGTGGACAAG GAGAAGACGGTTGAGGTTCTGGACCAGAGCATTTCTCCAAGGATCCAAAAGGCCCTCAGAGACATTGAGGCCATGGTGAACTCCAGAAAGAAGACCAAGGTCGTGCCAAAGCAGCTTGTGGTACTTGGTTCCAACATCAAGCACATCGTCACTCAGGTGCTGTTTCACTTATATCAACCAGCCTTTCAGGAAGAAGTCTGTTTGGAGACAGCTGCTATCGTGGACGACACCCAAGCTCTTCTGTGGTCTATTCCCTGGGTTCAAgtcacagaggaggaggagctgtcTAACTCCCAGTGCATTGATACCTCTGAGGTCATTAACACCCTGGATAAGGTACTAGGCCCCAAACCACTGGTAGGAGCTCTGGGAATAGGCTCACAGATATTGAGCAGGTACATTGTTCATCTTGTTGGCCTGTCCATTGCTAAGACAGTACCTGACGTTTACGCTGCCAACGAAGAGGAGAGACATATTAGCCAGGATATGGTGAACATCTGTCCTCTACCTGCTAAATTTGTCATCAGTGGAGAATTATTAGGTGACTTTGTGGTGAAGTTTATGCTTCACCTTCACCCAATGAACAGACTCGGCTCCAAGCAGCTCAGCCAACAGGCTCTCCTCTTACTGGTGGTTAAAATGGCCTCAGTAGTATTTAATGTCTTGAGGAAGATCCCGGGTGTTTCCGTGGATGAACAGCTGTGTGCCCCCATCTGCAACATGAGACAGACGGTATTCCACATGCAGAATGCCTTGGTCCATAAGTTTGGCACAACAATCCAAATCAAGCATATGGTGGCTAATAAGGATCCGCTAGTCATTTCCACAATACCCCAGGCTATATGTGAGGGAATCTTGACTGTATACAAGGGCATCTCTGTAACTCATCCACTTCAAGTCACTGGCCCACATCGTCCAATAGCCAAGAGCTATGAAAAGGCTATGGAGACAAAGTTGTTTGCAGTAACTTTACCCGAGGCCCTGAAAAAGACCATCTACCATCATTATGGGTCCCGGGTCGGGAAACTGCCACTTTTTCAGAAAGCATTTCCACCTCTGACTAGCCATGACAAGTTTGAATACATCCGGCATGTTACTCCGCCTCTCTCCTCCAAAAGAGACACAATCTGGGTCCATCCTAAATACTTCTTTGGGGACgacgatgaagaggaagagtcATCAGATAACACAGTGCCTCACAACCCACTGGCTCTAAATGTCAGCAAGGCTGCTTTTTTAAACCAGTTTCCACTGACTGACATATTCCAGTCAAACACAACAGACTTCATCGACCGTAAAACAACCCCTAGGTATGTGCCAGTCATGGTCAATGTGCAAACAGGTGACTCTGTGGTGGCTAGTAGTAACCCATTTGATGTGGAAACACAACAGGATGAAGCATCAACTGGGCCTAAGCCTGACCCCAAACCAGTAAAACCCCAGAGAAAGAATTCGGAGAAGATCAAATCATACATCAAATCAGGACAGTATTTGAAAGACAAACGTCTTTATGAACAGGCCTTATATCGCTACAGTGGACAGGCTGTAAGAGACCAGGCtctgagagaggcagagagaaacaaaCCCAAGATTATTATTGTTCCTCTGGTTCTAGTCTGGAACGTCTTTAATTACGCATTCTTGACCACGCGATATGTGCCGTATGACAGTGGTCTTTGTAATGATATGGTTGATCACATCCACATCAAGATTCAGAAGGAGGCACTTAAGTACAAGGACCACAGAGTGTTCAAATCCACTCTGAAGAATCTTGAAGAGGATCCATTGATGATGAGCACCTTTGTCTTAAACTGCTGTCAGTCATTTGTAATTAAATACTGGAACATCGTCCAGGACCATATACGATCGAAAGAACAGCTGCACCCAGACAAACTGTCTCTGCTGGTCTGTGACCTCATGGTGGGGGAGATTATGACTCATCTGAGGCCTACCTTGACTTTCTCCAAAGACACTAAAGATGGGGACAACCGGCCGTACTGCATTAATGTCCCGGTCAAAAGAGATACCAGCTCTCCAGATGATGCAG ACAAGACCAAGCTGGAGCTTCGCATTGAGAAAGCTAGGGCTGACCAAATGAAGGAACTTCTCGTCCCATCG GAACCCAAAGACCACTCATGGGCGGCTTGGATGGAAATGATGGAGGAGTATGAGCAGTTTCATAAGAAGAAATCCTGTTGG
- the LOC105012216 gene encoding uncharacterized protein LOC105012216 isoform X2, whose translation MDKVTRGEDQEKHEVIVAEPITTAFLSKAVELREVQEGLVDKEKTVEVLDQSISPRIQKALRDIEAMVNSRKKTKVVPKQLVVLGSNIKHIVTQVLFHLYQPAFQEEVCLETAAIVDDTQALLWSIPWVQVTEEEELSNSQCIDTSEVINTLDKVLGPKPLVGALGIGSQILSRYIVHLVGLSIAKTVPDVYAANEEERHISQDMVNICPLPAKFVISGELLGDFVVKFMLHLHPMNRLGSKQLSQQALLLLVVKMASVVFNVLRKIPGVSVDEQLCAPICNMRQTVFHMQNALVHKFGTTIQIKHMVANKDPLVISTIPQAICEGILTVYKGISVTHPLQVTGPHRPIAKSYEKAMETKLFAVTLPEALKKTIYHHYGSRVGKLPLFQKAFPPLTSHDKFEYIRHVTPPLSSKRDTIWVHPKYFFGDDDEEEESSDNTVPHNPLALNVSKAAFLNQFPLTDIFQSNTTDFIDRKTTPRYVPVMVNVQTGDSVVASSNPFDVETQQDEASTGPKPDPKPVKPQRKNSEKIKSYIKSGQYLKDKRLYEQALYRYSGQAVRDQALREAERNKPKIIIVPLVLVWNVFNYAFLTTRYVPYDSGLCNDMVDHIHIKIQKEALKYKDHRVFKSTLKNLEEDPLMMSTFVLNCCQSFVIKYWNIVQDHIRSKEQLHPDKLSLLVCDLMVGEIMTHLRPTLTFSKDTKDGDNRPYCINVPVKRDTSSPDDADKTKLELRIEKARADQMKELLVPSEPKDHSWAAWMEMMEEYEQFHKKKSCWDWFCGLFGRKKKTTFEKRVEDFEKYCRRSN comes from the exons GAGAAGACGGTTGAGGTTCTGGACCAGAGCATTTCTCCAAGGATCCAAAAGGCCCTCAGAGACATTGAGGCCATGGTGAACTCCAGAAAGAAGACCAAGGTCGTGCCAAAGCAGCTTGTGGTACTTGGTTCCAACATCAAGCACATCGTCACTCAGGTGCTGTTTCACTTATATCAACCAGCCTTTCAGGAAGAAGTCTGTTTGGAGACAGCTGCTATCGTGGACGACACCCAAGCTCTTCTGTGGTCTATTCCCTGGGTTCAAgtcacagaggaggaggagctgtcTAACTCCCAGTGCATTGATACCTCTGAGGTCATTAACACCCTGGATAAGGTACTAGGCCCCAAACCACTGGTAGGAGCTCTGGGAATAGGCTCACAGATATTGAGCAGGTACATTGTTCATCTTGTTGGCCTGTCCATTGCTAAGACAGTACCTGACGTTTACGCTGCCAACGAAGAGGAGAGACATATTAGCCAGGATATGGTGAACATCTGTCCTCTACCTGCTAAATTTGTCATCAGTGGAGAATTATTAGGTGACTTTGTGGTGAAGTTTATGCTTCACCTTCACCCAATGAACAGACTCGGCTCCAAGCAGCTCAGCCAACAGGCTCTCCTCTTACTGGTGGTTAAAATGGCCTCAGTAGTATTTAATGTCTTGAGGAAGATCCCGGGTGTTTCCGTGGATGAACAGCTGTGTGCCCCCATCTGCAACATGAGACAGACGGTATTCCACATGCAGAATGCCTTGGTCCATAAGTTTGGCACAACAATCCAAATCAAGCATATGGTGGCTAATAAGGATCCGCTAGTCATTTCCACAATACCCCAGGCTATATGTGAGGGAATCTTGACTGTATACAAGGGCATCTCTGTAACTCATCCACTTCAAGTCACTGGCCCACATCGTCCAATAGCCAAGAGCTATGAAAAGGCTATGGAGACAAAGTTGTTTGCAGTAACTTTACCCGAGGCCCTGAAAAAGACCATCTACCATCATTATGGGTCCCGGGTCGGGAAACTGCCACTTTTTCAGAAAGCATTTCCACCTCTGACTAGCCATGACAAGTTTGAATACATCCGGCATGTTACTCCGCCTCTCTCCTCCAAAAGAGACACAATCTGGGTCCATCCTAAATACTTCTTTGGGGACgacgatgaagaggaagagtcATCAGATAACACAGTGCCTCACAACCCACTGGCTCTAAATGTCAGCAAGGCTGCTTTTTTAAACCAGTTTCCACTGACTGACATATTCCAGTCAAACACAACAGACTTCATCGACCGTAAAACAACCCCTAGGTATGTGCCAGTCATGGTCAATGTGCAAACAGGTGACTCTGTGGTGGCTAGTAGTAACCCATTTGATGTGGAAACACAACAGGATGAAGCATCAACTGGGCCTAAGCCTGACCCCAAACCAGTAAAACCCCAGAGAAAGAATTCGGAGAAGATCAAATCATACATCAAATCAGGACAGTATTTGAAAGACAAACGTCTTTATGAACAGGCCTTATATCGCTACAGTGGACAGGCTGTAAGAGACCAGGCtctgagagaggcagagagaaacaaaCCCAAGATTATTATTGTTCCTCTGGTTCTAGTCTGGAACGTCTTTAATTACGCATTCTTGACCACGCGATATGTGCCGTATGACAGTGGTCTTTGTAATGATATGGTTGATCACATCCACATCAAGATTCAGAAGGAGGCACTTAAGTACAAGGACCACAGAGTGTTCAAATCCACTCTGAAGAATCTTGAAGAGGATCCATTGATGATGAGCACCTTTGTCTTAAACTGCTGTCAGTCATTTGTAATTAAATACTGGAACATCGTCCAGGACCATATACGATCGAAAGAACAGCTGCACCCAGACAAACTGTCTCTGCTGGTCTGTGACCTCATGGTGGGGGAGATTATGACTCATCTGAGGCCTACCTTGACTTTCTCCAAAGACACTAAAGATGGGGACAACCGGCCGTACTGCATTAATGTCCCGGTCAAAAGAGATACCAGCTCTCCAGATGATGCAG ACAAGACCAAGCTGGAGCTTCGCATTGAGAAAGCTAGGGCTGACCAAATGAAGGAACTTCTCGTCCCATCG GAACCCAAAGACCACTCATGGGCGGCTTGGATGGAAATGATGGAGGAGTATGAGCAGTTTCATAAGAAGAAATCCTGTTGG